The genomic DNA gggtaagaatatttttatgttttaattttttgtactatatttttttttgataaacatGGTCAGGGgtaaagagaaaaataaaggTTACCTTTCATCCAGAACACGGTATAAGAcaaccggcagggtgattacgtgtCTCACAACAGGCTTCCGACGTCAGTTTTGCTATACAAAagaatacaaaagtgacgtttgatagcAAAGATCAAAAAGCCTATCTTGAATTACTTATCACTTTACGCAATTGATTGACAGAGCGCTACAGTAACGCGAGTGAACTCATgcgcaaaatattataaaacgcGTATTtcgtatataatttattaaattattgattcATTTAAcataagttaaaattttaagataACTCTGGATCTTCTTTAATCTGTCATATTTTTATAGAGCTGTTAAATCATGTCGTTCGGtcttcaatataaaataacagatttaCCCTTACGTAGATTTGATTCTTGTTCACTTGAAAACTTACACTACAGTCTCTGTATACATAGGTCATGATCGCTTGGAAGTTAACGCGGCTCGTTTAGAAGTGCGGGACACGAGGGGCACATTGCTTCTGGGCGCGGGACAAGACGCAGTGACAATCGGTGCTGATAACCTCATCGTGGCGAGCCCAGCCGGGGCCTCCTTCAACACAGCTGTACAGTCGCCCCTTATTAAAGCGCCGCCTTCTAAACAATTGATGTAAGTTCAAAAAATGTAACAACACCATCGCCCTCATTTTCAGTCAGAAGCAGTTTTAATTCACCGGTAAATATTGGTTTGAAACCGGTTACAATATTGTTCTTTGTAATCCTGGTTAATTAATTGAACGATTTCTAACGAACCGATAATATTCAGAAGgttcaataattttaagtgaACCAGTAGAGGCGAATAAAGAAAATTGCGATGCATAACTTTGGTCAACTGGTTAACGCCTGGTAAATAAATGGgagaaattgaattaaaaacgggTTTAGTTAAGATTAAGTTTGGGTTATTTGCCACCTTACCTTAGCTTTCAATGTCTTTATGAAAATACAATATgaacatttaagttttattggTATGCAAAGTTTTTTAGTAGGTTTTTGtacatgatatatatatatttttttttatacaggttAGAATCTCCAACACGGTCTTTGGAAATGCATGCGGCACAGAGTATAGCACTGGAGTCTCGTGCTGGCGACATCAGCGCAAGCTGTCTATCCACATTCCGGTTACGCTCCATCGCCGGCTCGGTGAGATATCaaccctatttttttttaattcattaatgaCCGACCGATTCTTAGGCAATCTAATAAGGtattgttggttttttttaatgacaaagaTTCGAAGCGGATTGCTCCATTTGTACTCAAGATATACAtcttgtaaaattgtaaaacgTTGACCTTTAATATCAGCAACTGCTGGAGCTGGTGCTCGTAAAGTCACAACAAAACTGACTATTTGTACATCTAGGATGCATGGCAGACAGAATGACCTAAGATTCTTAAATGGATAACATAAGAACAAGCTGTGTCTTCGACTTTCTCAGTAGTCAGTACGCGCTGACTCGGGGATACCGAGTATAACGTGACCGCACGTATCATATCGCTGTTTTATTGCTCTCGTATTCCTGAATAATGTATGCTATCCATCAAAAATATTCTTATGTATCTGCTAGTATAGCGCCTGCTATAAATCCTTAATACCTAACCATCACTGACGAATCGCTGGGCagctttaaattcaaaatacagtTTTAGTACCGATCCCATAGAACgttaaacaaaaatagtaaaaaataaattcaggTCTCTAGAGCAACTATAACTATGAAACCGTAATACTGACAATATACATGTActatagaaacatttttcaatacCGGAGAGAGTTCAATCTTACCCCATCACTAATCTTTACCCgctaatattgttattaaattgtattgCCCGTTCTAAATGAAGTTGATTTAGTTTAAAAGATCGATTTATGGAACTGGTTCGATATCAAATGAAATATCGTTGAGTAGACTACAAAAAttacaacttaaaattaatttccaGATACGGTTAGATGCACCAAGCATTTACATGCCGAAACTGAAGTCAGCATTACCACTGCCACCTTCAGCACCACACACGCACGATCCACACCATCAAAACATTTACCAACTTTGTGCGTGTGCGAATGGCAAACTATTTCTAGCGCCCCCGCACGGCGTTTGTGCCGCAAGAGAAGAGAGCCTAATATGCCGATGATGctttaaactttatatataCTCCGTTTTTTCTGCACCATCTTAAAACACAGTATAAAGTAGAGATACAGTAGTTCGTTGCCTTTGATCACGTGTTAAATTTAGACAACGTCTAGCCGCGTCACGACAGTTTAGGGATGCTACGTAGATTCCTTACAACTGAGACTAGGGCCCCGAGTCTGCTATTACATTATTGAGTATCGGTGGTAGATTAATAACAAAAagacacaattaaaaaaacgcaAACTTACTTTATGTAGTCGTATATCATCGGTGCCTATTCaagttttgtttacttttcgcttttttacaaaaagtttcttcacaattaattatttaacaaaaaatgcgTGCTTTGCAGTTCAATAACATGCTGTCTTCTTTAACTATTTATTGCATGTAATTCTTGTATAATATTTGCCATTCTTACACAATTGCAATAGCAGCCTTGGGCCCTGGTATGGGTACTTTCCTCAACCTGCACTTACTTTTACGAGGCTTCGTCGGACCTCTGTATTACTATCCTTACTGTGTTAACTATGTTATCAAAGTTTTCATTACTGTTTAGTGCAAAGTGAGTTTTAAACATAGAAAACGAagcaagtatttaaaaataaactaaacaaataaaataaaagtatatttgttttcacttttattatttttaaaacgtactTCAcactcagttttttttatgataagaCAGATAAGAAAAAATGGACTATAAGTGTAATGTAAAGCGTGTAGTAAAATTGTGTAAGAAGGTGTGAAAAGTGTAATGAATTAACTCATtaggctttattttattatggagGAAGTAGAATGAAAACTACTAATTGAATGATGTGTGTTAGTATGATATTCTACTGCTGCTTCGtatgttaaagtttattttaaaaatatataacaattataatgGCAAGGTTTTGAAACtgtcaaatatttttagaacatcaaatgtattaaacttttttttaattgtgcttGTAACCACCTTCTTACATACTTTATTTATCTGTAGGTAAAGtgtatataaaatgataaataagtagataaaaAAGTATTTGATGGTTTATGTACGGTACATGTTAAAAAGCTTCTAcattgtgatatttttttgcatacatatttaaaaaaaacccattcTGTTCATATAGTATGTTTGCCTTTACTTAGagcaaattattatattaatatttctttagaACTAAATGATTATCCgattttctcctttttttacaaaaccagtgagatattttttattacctctAGAGGTTTAAATACTAAACACAAAATGTAAAAAGCGGACTCTCttagttattataaaacacAACTAACAACTAACAGTCCTTCTTTAAAGAAAATCTTATATCTCTTACACAAATGACATTACAGTAAGAATTACATCAATTGAAAAATGATATTCTAGGCCATTCAATTTCACCAGTCGGGTGGCCTTCTTTTGCAGGACAGGTAATAACGTGTCACTGACAACCCCTTAGAATCTTTGGCGAAtctctatacaataatataatgaatacatCTGATACAATGACATACATACTGagataggtttattttattaaagtggtATTGGAGTCATCATATTATCAGCGTTTATCCTTTTTGCATAATAATTTGTACCTACCTGCCCAATTATGTTTTTATCGCTACATAAGTTTCTGGTTTAGTTTATAACATCAACAAAAACCTTATTttttgctataatttttttaaaggttaattatattttaaaaacgctCTGAACATACCGAGCTTTAGCGTCTTCTACTTGTTATAGCGACACAGCTTAGCTGGCTTTACCAAGAGTATGTGGCTTACAATGTCGTTCAGATTTTTAAGTAGAGCTAccctatattattaaaaatgtgtataactttttaaaataatctttgGCGTAATTGAATCGAATTACAACGACTTTGGACGTATcagataacatataaataatgacTAGTGCCTTTTGAAGTCGCAGTTAGGGGTAACgattagttattataattttcgcgggatgtacctacctacaagtttagttttaatagatGAAATTGTATGCGGTGTTGTGATAGATTAGAATAGCAGTTTCAATATTTATggttttacttatttatgtcgctaatgtattgtaatataaatacgGTGGcgatcaaaaattatattataattatacgtAAGCGGAACGCAATGGACTATGAGCGTCCATGTAatttattaaacctatacataATCAACGTTTCATAAGTTTTAAAACCAAATTgagtatggaaaaaaaaatatgctaatcGAGTCACTAATTGATTTTTacgtttaatttaaacaatattaaaaacagaTTAACTCCAGCAACCTTGAATACGTCAATTATATTTCAGCTTTATGATATTCCAATCTACgtaattgtaaaattaaaaagtgatCTTTAGTTTTTTGATCGTCATTGTATTTTTCATTGTTgtgaatgaaaatgaatgtcaGCATTTTATTAAGGGTCCTCAAtacattagtttattttaaaaaatgttgtgtAATAGGGATCacgaaaatattgttaaatgtCTGTATCATAggaaacatttataaaatctatactataattaatatgaataaaagatGGATAGTATAGAACAAATATTCTAGTTTGATtatgcttatttaaaaaaaatcaaaaggtCGTAAAGAGGTCAGTTTTTGGCAATTACCATTTCATATTCTAAATGAGTAATGagtatgttattttaattccgACTATTATATCacgaaaaaaatgatttattgcttttatatgataaaaaaattgaaccctttgtagaaattattaaaaaagctaTACTCCTGTTGCATTAcctaa from Pararge aegeria chromosome 5, ilParAegt1.1, whole genome shotgun sequence includes the following:
- the LOC120624039 gene encoding zeta-sarcoglycan-like, with protein sequence MDTNSLGRSRQTPTARNHIVYTDHKGRKIPYADKITPEPILNNNAGRDTKADSIRNSYNSQFKVGIYGWRKKCLYILVMALMLMMIINLALTLWVLKVLDFNSEGMGQLRIVPGGVQLLGQALVLDSLFASSIKSRRGQPISIESSRNFTVTTRDSLGMLQSRLFLGHDRLEVNAARLEVRDTRGTLLLGAGQDAVTIGADNLIVASPAGASFNTAVQSPLIKAPPSKQLMLESPTRSLEMHAAQSIALESRAGDISASCLSTFRLRSIAGSIRLDAPSIYMPKLKSALPLPPSAPHTHDPHHQNIYQLCACANGKLFLAPPHGVCAAREESLICR